The Cloeon dipterum chromosome X, ieCloDipt1.1, whole genome shotgun sequence genome includes a window with the following:
- the EDTP gene encoding myotubularin-related protein 14 isoform X1 — MRMDGSRTLIKELQQLLHYFSTSTYRASETNPVATEAMNKCIHLVSLDYECSYIDNSTGELSSRYPSHLIVLESEKHASSSEQPSTIYEGTLDAAKMKDAISKARIARCRSRFPVPVILYRGKHICRSSTLSGGPELYGRCGFNFFFSSSGNNSPSPPSTVEHEDDLEEEADIDALKPGEWPLFDKVRNKDIKLLKMLNIGTIIDFMVEKKKIKFGVYVTSSEKVDKENRYNDFKILSLPYPGCEFFKEFRDNTHCSDGLLYNWSDPQVDTGLDIPEDDFLSQLKLDWSEYQKWDLTELTKNYMLLILSYVHESNDGLLLHCISGWDRTPLFISLLRLSLWADNLAHQSLSAADILYLTLAYDWMLFGHHLSDRLSRGEEILFFCFHFLTHLSENEFSLLRPRKRSPMVSTSARHESESSSFADFDDLEEKILYTQESSVSSSLSSSRSEEQPVVYSNLPAYMEQSQYGASSASECTWEPSVMPTESKPAESEVVSTCDHLSSSPIQISSPRPVESHSSPVAVPRARIRSRHDSNGSVAGSWQIITDHGSFRTGYTSCGMADSVVFARNSSMMTIKAAEDMANSSITVIENENCATDPILGEYPHTRKEKLKAVQSLFFNIYHSMTPVPAERISLTSIFGNFAERVGIFQTAHS; from the exons ATGAGAATGGACGGCAGCAGGACTTTGATTAAGGAgctgcagcagctgctgcaCTATTTTTCCACATCAACATACAGAGCAAGCGAAACCAACCCCGTC GCTACGGAGGCGATGAACAAATGCATTCATTTGGTGTCCCTGGACTATGAGTGCTcg TATATTGATAATTCGACTGGCGAGTTGAGCAGCCGCTACCCAAGTCACCTGATCGTTCTCGAGAGTGAGAAGCATGCATCAAGTTCCGAGCAGCCATCTACTATTTACGAAGGCACTCTCGACGCTGCCAAAATGAAAGATGCCATTTCGAAAGCCCGCATTGCCAGGTGCAGGTCCAGATTTCCGGTGCCTGTTATTCTCTACCGCGGCAAACACATCTGCAG gtCGTCTACTCTATCTGGTGGGCCTGAGCTGTACGGACGCTGTGGATTCAACTTCTTCTTTTCTTCTTCCGGCAATAATTCGCCTTCGCCACCAAGCACCGTTGAACACGAAGACGATTTGGAGGAGGAAGCGGACATCGATGCCTTAAAGCCCGGAGAGTGGCCGTTGTTTGATAAAGTGCGCAACAAAGACATTAAACTGCTGAAAATGCTCAATATTGGGACCATCATCGACTTCATGGTGGAGAAGAAAAAgatcaaatttggtgttta TGTTACCTCTTCGGAAAAGGTGGACAAAGAAAACAGATACAAcgacttcaaaattttgtctctTCCCTATCCTggttgtgaatttttcaaagagtttCGAGACAATACGCACTGCAGCGATGGCCTCTTGTACAACTGGAGCGATCCTCAGGTGGACACTGGGCTCGACATTCCTGAAGACGACTTTTTGTCACAACTGAAACTAGACTGGAGCGAATATCAG AAATGGGACTTGACTGAGCTGACGAAGAACTACATGCTGTTGATCCTGTCGTACGTGCACGAGTCGAACGACGGGCTTTTGCTGCACTGCATCAGTGGTTGGGACCGGACGCCACTGTTCATCAGCCTGTTGCGGCTGTCGTTGTGGGCCGACAACTTGGCGCACCAGTCGCTGTCGGCGGCGGACATTCTCTACCTCACCTTGGCCTACGACTGGATGCTCTTTGGCCACCACCTTTCTGACAGACTGAGCAGAGGCGAGGAGATACTCTTTTTCTGCTTCCACTTCCTCACTCACCTCTCCGAAAATGAATTTAGTCTCCTCAg gCCAAGGAAGCGGTCTCCAATGGTCAGCACTTCCGCCAGGCACGAGTCCGAGTCGTCCTCGTTTGCCGATTTTGATGATCTTGAGGAGAAGATCCTTTACACCCAGGAAAGTTCGGTTTCAAGCAGTCTAAGCTCAAGCAGAAGCGAAGAGCAACCGGTTGTGTACAGTAATCTACCAGCATATATGGAGCAATCTCAATATGG ggcGAGCTCAGCGAGTGAATGTACGTGGGAGCCATCTGTTATGCCAACAGAATCAAAACCCGCAGAGTCTGAAGTAGTGAGCACATGTGATCATCTGTCGTCTAGTCCAATCCAGATTTCAAGCCCACGGCCTGTCGAATCACATTCCAGTCCTGTGGCAGTTCCAAGGGCTAGGATCAGGAGTCGGCACGACTCAAACGGCTCCGTGGCTGGAAG ttGGCAGATCATCACAGACCATGGCAGTTTTCGCACAGGATACACCTCATGCGGAATGGCTGATTCAGTTGTCTTTGCCAGGAATAg CAGCATGATGACGATTAAAGCTGCGGAGGACATGGCTAACTCAAGCATCACAGTGatcgaaaatgaaaattgcgcaacgGACCCGATCCTAGGAGAATACCCCCACAC GAGGAAAGAGAAACTGAAAGCGGTGCAGAGCCTGTTTTTCAACATCTACCACTCGATGACGCCGGTGCCTGCGGAGAGAATCAGCCTGACATCTATTTTCGGGAACTTTGCCGAAAGAGTCGGCATTTTCCAGACTGCGCATTCTTGA
- the EDTP gene encoding myotubularin-related protein 14 isoform X2 has product MRMDGSRTLIKELQQLLHYFSTSTYRASETNPVATEAMNKCIHLVSLDYECSYIDNSTGELSSRYPSHLIVLESEKHASSSEQPSTIYEGTLDAAKMKDAISKARIARCRSRFPVPVILYRGKHICRSSTLSGGPELYGRCGFNFFFSSSGNNSPSPPSTVEHEDDLEEEADIDALKPGEWPLFDKVRNKDIKLLKMLNIGTIIDFMVEKKKIKFGVYVTSSEKVDKENRYNDFKILSLPYPGCEFFKEFRDNTHCSDGLLYNWSDPQVDTGLDIPEDDFLSQLKLDWSEYQKWDLTELTKNYMLLILSYVHESNDGLLLHCISGWDRTPLFISLLRLSLWADNLAHQSLSAADILYLTLAYDWMLFGHHLSDRLSRGEEILFFCFHFLTHLSENEFSLLRPRKRSPMVSTSARHESESSSFADFDDLEEKILYTQESSVSSSLSSSRSEEQPVVYSNLPAYMEQSQYGASSASECTWEPSVMPTESKPAESEVVSTCDHLSSSPIQISSPRPVESHSSPVAVPRARIRSRHDSNGSVAGSWQIITDHGSFRTGYTSCGMADSVVFARNSMMTIKAAEDMANSSITVIENENCATDPILGEYPHTRKEKLKAVQSLFFNIYHSMTPVPAERISLTSIFGNFAERVGIFQTAHS; this is encoded by the exons ATGAGAATGGACGGCAGCAGGACTTTGATTAAGGAgctgcagcagctgctgcaCTATTTTTCCACATCAACATACAGAGCAAGCGAAACCAACCCCGTC GCTACGGAGGCGATGAACAAATGCATTCATTTGGTGTCCCTGGACTATGAGTGCTcg TATATTGATAATTCGACTGGCGAGTTGAGCAGCCGCTACCCAAGTCACCTGATCGTTCTCGAGAGTGAGAAGCATGCATCAAGTTCCGAGCAGCCATCTACTATTTACGAAGGCACTCTCGACGCTGCCAAAATGAAAGATGCCATTTCGAAAGCCCGCATTGCCAGGTGCAGGTCCAGATTTCCGGTGCCTGTTATTCTCTACCGCGGCAAACACATCTGCAG gtCGTCTACTCTATCTGGTGGGCCTGAGCTGTACGGACGCTGTGGATTCAACTTCTTCTTTTCTTCTTCCGGCAATAATTCGCCTTCGCCACCAAGCACCGTTGAACACGAAGACGATTTGGAGGAGGAAGCGGACATCGATGCCTTAAAGCCCGGAGAGTGGCCGTTGTTTGATAAAGTGCGCAACAAAGACATTAAACTGCTGAAAATGCTCAATATTGGGACCATCATCGACTTCATGGTGGAGAAGAAAAAgatcaaatttggtgttta TGTTACCTCTTCGGAAAAGGTGGACAAAGAAAACAGATACAAcgacttcaaaattttgtctctTCCCTATCCTggttgtgaatttttcaaagagtttCGAGACAATACGCACTGCAGCGATGGCCTCTTGTACAACTGGAGCGATCCTCAGGTGGACACTGGGCTCGACATTCCTGAAGACGACTTTTTGTCACAACTGAAACTAGACTGGAGCGAATATCAG AAATGGGACTTGACTGAGCTGACGAAGAACTACATGCTGTTGATCCTGTCGTACGTGCACGAGTCGAACGACGGGCTTTTGCTGCACTGCATCAGTGGTTGGGACCGGACGCCACTGTTCATCAGCCTGTTGCGGCTGTCGTTGTGGGCCGACAACTTGGCGCACCAGTCGCTGTCGGCGGCGGACATTCTCTACCTCACCTTGGCCTACGACTGGATGCTCTTTGGCCACCACCTTTCTGACAGACTGAGCAGAGGCGAGGAGATACTCTTTTTCTGCTTCCACTTCCTCACTCACCTCTCCGAAAATGAATTTAGTCTCCTCAg gCCAAGGAAGCGGTCTCCAATGGTCAGCACTTCCGCCAGGCACGAGTCCGAGTCGTCCTCGTTTGCCGATTTTGATGATCTTGAGGAGAAGATCCTTTACACCCAGGAAAGTTCGGTTTCAAGCAGTCTAAGCTCAAGCAGAAGCGAAGAGCAACCGGTTGTGTACAGTAATCTACCAGCATATATGGAGCAATCTCAATATGG ggcGAGCTCAGCGAGTGAATGTACGTGGGAGCCATCTGTTATGCCAACAGAATCAAAACCCGCAGAGTCTGAAGTAGTGAGCACATGTGATCATCTGTCGTCTAGTCCAATCCAGATTTCAAGCCCACGGCCTGTCGAATCACATTCCAGTCCTGTGGCAGTTCCAAGGGCTAGGATCAGGAGTCGGCACGACTCAAACGGCTCCGTGGCTGGAAG ttGGCAGATCATCACAGACCATGGCAGTTTTCGCACAGGATACACCTCATGCGGAATGGCTGATTCAGTTGTCTTTGCCAGGAATAg CATGATGACGATTAAAGCTGCGGAGGACATGGCTAACTCAAGCATCACAGTGatcgaaaatgaaaattgcgcaacgGACCCGATCCTAGGAGAATACCCCCACAC GAGGAAAGAGAAACTGAAAGCGGTGCAGAGCCTGTTTTTCAACATCTACCACTCGATGACGCCGGTGCCTGCGGAGAGAATCAGCCTGACATCTATTTTCGGGAACTTTGCCGAAAGAGTCGGCATTTTCCAGACTGCGCATTCTTGA